From the Thermovirga lienii DSM 17291 genome, one window contains:
- a CDS encoding hypothetical protein (KEGG: pfa:PF11_0207 conserved Plasmodium protein~SPTR: Putative uncharacterized protein) — MQEHLVNLESLVERVTKRINELMEENRQLKEEIELHREILEEKDREVEAIREEHRRVLEEKEKELSSLRSVQKETEERIKALLEKIKEAVME, encoded by the coding sequence ATGCAGGAACATCTTGTCAACCTTGAAAGTCTTGTGGAGAGAGTGACAAAACGGATCAATGAGCTGATGGAAGAAAACAGGCAGTTGAAAGAGGAAATAGAGTTACACAGGGAGATTTTGGAGGAAAAGGACAGAGAAGTAGAGGCAATAAGAGAGGAGCACAGGAGGGTTCTAGAAGAAAAAGAAAAGGAACTTTCTAGCCTCAGGTCAGTGCAAAAGGAAACGGAGGAAAGGATAAAGGCCCTGTTGGAGAAGATAAAAGAAGCTGTGATGGAGTAG
- a CDS encoding hypothetical protein (KEGG: aco:Amico_0712 hypothetical protein~SPTR: Putative uncharacterized protein) produces the protein MQGEVRRVNVLVGKKTYSILTRLDEQKFKAVLSIVKEAVESVESSVDQEQRLLLGCLKMAYKIEEVTRKLEEALKERA, from the coding sequence TTGCAGGGAGAAGTTCGGCGGGTTAATGTTCTTGTAGGTAAAAAGACGTATTCCATTCTGACTCGACTGGATGAGCAAAAGTTCAAAGCGGTGTTGAGCATCGTTAAAGAAGCAGTTGAAAGCGTCGAAAGCTCCGTTGATCAGGAACAGAGGTTGCTTTTGGGTTGCCTCAAAATGGCTTACAAAATAGAGGAAGTTACAAGAAAATTGGAAGAAGCTTTAAAAGAGCGAGCGTAA
- a CDS encoding Colicin V production protein (PFAM: Colicin V production protein~COGs: COG1286 membrane protein required for colicin V production~InterPro IPR003825~KEGG: aco:Amico_0713 colicin V production protein~PFAM: Colicin V production protein~SPTR: Colicin V production protein): MSIAFTVDLIVLFMTVYFVSRGLLRGLSGEIISILSVVGGFLFAWYASGHAAEFLVQMFALDAGYARILCLFLIYIICLLVGGILKRVVKAFLRIVSLSFVDRILGGVAGLVKSTVFLLLLFMLSSFVVPFTGDYWVKKSVSMNIAEVILPYVQDLMSKVDPKEWNTISIYKEFWKGEGILLQESPAEDSYKEVQQEGDG, translated from the coding sequence ATGAGCATAGCGTTTACAGTAGATTTAATAGTGCTTTTCATGACGGTGTATTTTGTGTCTCGAGGTCTATTGCGCGGTTTGTCTGGAGAGATAATTTCCATCCTTTCCGTAGTAGGAGGTTTCTTGTTTGCATGGTATGCTTCGGGGCACGCTGCGGAGTTTCTAGTGCAGATGTTTGCCCTGGATGCAGGCTATGCACGGATTTTGTGCCTCTTTTTGATTTATATTATTTGTCTTCTTGTCGGAGGAATCCTTAAAAGGGTAGTAAAGGCTTTTCTCCGCATTGTTAGCTTATCATTTGTGGACAGAATCCTTGGTGGAGTTGCAGGCCTTGTAAAAAGCACGGTGTTTCTGCTGTTGTTATTTATGTTGTCATCTTTTGTGGTGCCGTTTACCGGAGACTACTGGGTCAAAAAGTCTGTGTCCATGAACATCGCGGAGGTTATTTTGCCGTACGTACAGGATTTGATGAGTAAGGTTGATCCTAAAGAATGGAATACGATCTCGATATATAAAGAATTTTGGAAGGGCGAAGGCATATTGCTCCAAGAGTCCCCAGCAGAAGACAGCTATAAGGAAGTTCAACAAGAAGGTGACGGATAA